In Esox lucius isolate fEsoLuc1 chromosome 22, fEsoLuc1.pri, whole genome shotgun sequence, the genomic window TCGCTTCGTCTCTCTGTCGCTTCGTCTCTCTGTCGCTTCGTCTCTCTGTCGCTTCGTCTCTCTGTCGCTTCGTCTCTCTGTCGCTTCGTCTCTCTGTCGCTTCGtctcgctgtctgtctgcctctcactgtctgtctgccgctCGCTGTCTATCTGCCgctcgctgtctgtctgccgctcgctgtctgtctgccgctcgctgtctgtctgccgctcgctgtctgtctgccgctcgctgtctgtctgccgctcgctgtctgtctgccgctcgctgtctgtctgaataTGTGTAGTGAGTTACTAGACCAGAGGTCATCAACAGTATACTAAACAAAGGAATGAACTGGGCTCCTCACCTCCTTCAAAGCCTATTTTTTGGGTTCCAGTTAGGTTTGGAGGGATGGGTGTTGTTTTGAAGATTTCTGGCTTAGGCTTTCAATATAAATGACTTACTCCTTAAAAGGTTAGTAGTTATGCAACGCAAgtgtgttcctgttttactCCTCACTACACTAAAAAAACAAGGAACATTGTTTGAAGTGAGGAATCTGACCGGTCCTAACTTTGATAAGTATATAAGCTTTATCAGACTAGGTGTAGGGTTAGATTTAGCCTTAGGATTATGTTTACACATTAAGGGAATTCTGGTAAATACTATGTTTAGGCGTggaggtttaggggttaggtttaggcataaaggttcaggttattgaggttaatccaactgtcacccccccccccccccctttgcagcctgtctctctgtgccaCCCCAATGGCCATGCGCGTGCCGGTGTGCTCTGTGTCGGTCACCAAGGAGCAGAGCCACATCCTGGCGGGCCTGCAGGACGGCAAGCTGATCATCGTGGGCGTGGGCAAGCCGGCCGAGGTAAAGAGCTCCTTCCGAAACTACATCGCCCAGAGCCTGGAGGGTTCCCCCCTAATGACCATGCCCCTGTTGGCCCCCCTGAGAGTGCGATCGCCTGCCCGCCGCCTCAGCCTCCGGGACAAGCTAATGTTCAACCCCCAGggccctgacccctgaccccaacGGTTCACCGCAGTTCCAATTCCGTTTGCAACCCCGAGGGAGAACGTTGTGAACCCGGCCCCGAAACCACCACCTCATTCCCGATAATGAGTTCAGAATTGGCCCGTCCTTGCTTATTCACAATCCCCTGGATCATGTTCGTTAGTTTGGTGGGTTTGGTTTTCCACTGCAAGACATTTGAAACCTTTTCTCAGCTGAGTCCTGATCATTACCCTGATTGTTCCACCCTCATCCTGGTCGAGACAGTCGGTAAAACACTTCCGACATTTCGTAAGACCTTTGTGAATGAATGGAATGCGCCCTCCTGTAATATTACTGTGATATGACGGTCTTCTGTTTACCTCATTCTAACAGAGATATGTATCAGACCTGCCTTGGGATAATGTGGTCCCATGTCATTCGCTGGAAGTGTAATTCATATTGTTTAACTGTTGTATTTGTGACAAAGCTGTGAAAGCCTCTGCAAATCCAAGCCATATTAACAGTTTTAATGACAAGTAAAGCAATAACGAGCTATACTAGGTTAaaatgtaacccccccccccccccccccgggtgaAAATGGTTTAACCCTGATGTCCATCTCCTCATAGTTATCATATCAAATGATGTCTTGTTCTTTCTATGATAACCGCATGTTATGCAATCAGAACACAAGAATCACCGTGAGCCAGTTGAATCATTTAATCCCCTTGCTGCTTCTTATTCACATTTTCCTTTTATACAAATTGACTCACGTCAAAGTGAACGGAGCTTTGATTTTGAACTGACATTAAGTCATTCAAGCCTTTATGAACCTAACCAATCATAAATCACGTCCCTCTTCTTTCTTTGACCTCACCCTTTCTCCTCTTCCGTCTctgcacctcctcctcctgtccttttcctcctcctttcctcgaCTCTCCTCAGATGCGTTCGGGGCAGATCACACGGAAGCTGTGGGGCTCCAGCAAGCGCCTGACCCAGATCTCCTCAGGAGAGACCGAGTACCAACCGACACGCAACCAgaactgacccccccccccccccaactccccTCTGTCACTACCCCTCCCTCATCCTTCTGCCCGCCAGACGGGCCCACCAGCGCCCCCAATCACCACATTCAACTCGATCAGACCGAACCTCTCGTTCGATTGACCTGTGGCTGTTTTCCCGGGATTCACCCTCCCCGTCGAGGGTTTGAAGTCAGGCATGTTCGAGTGCATTTTATCTGTGTTTGTGCGTTTGCTTTGGGGTCACGCGGTTGTAGGACATGCAGCGGGTCCGATCAGAACAACAGACGCAGGCGCCGAGTGTCTGATGGAAAGGCCGTTTCGCGCGCCCCCCCCCGTCACAACGTTTCATCATCCACACCACCACGCATGGCTCTTAACCCATCATCATCGTCGTCATGATGGTCATCACCACTAGATCTAGGTCAGTCCAGCCCACCACAGCAAAGAAGCAATCCAGCCATCTGatgttgacctctgacctgtccATCCGGAAGGGAGAGGGGATCACCGACATAGAAATAGAGTTACTCCTTCTGGACCACCCATGACATGACATTCACTAAAATGGGCATTTCAGATTTAGTAAGTCTATTTCTACGGTCACCAAGTTGACCCATTTGTGTATGTAcactatgtctgtctgtctgtgtgtgtgtgtgtgtatgtgtgtgtgtgaggggggggtcTCCCCAGTTTTTACCTTCTCCTGTGGCCTTTTTAAATGGTTTAGCCTTCCATTCCTACTATGGAGTTTGGTCAATGCCTCTGGGCTGCTATCCTATGCAGCATTGAGAACCAGTAGTAAGAGCCTAAGTTCAGCtacaaaacaatgtttgtgttctttttttcttctgggTTATTTAGGTTACTGAGGAAGGTTGTCGGGGGCTGGTGGGTTCACAGATGGGCGGGAAGCTCCATGGGTTATTGATGTTGTATTTTACACAGCCTTTCCAGCCCACGTTTCACTTAGCATAAAGGACCAAGCCCTTAGGTAGCAAACACACTCAAACTAAGCCGAGCACTTACACCTGATTGCTAACGTACACGCACAAGGATCTCCTCGCTATTGGAGAAGCTTCTGGTTGTGTTCCAGTTCGCCTTTTTACATGGGGGGTGATTGTGCTGAACATCCTTGAATTCTCTATCACAATAGCGTGGTTGCTGAAATGTCACACTTCTCCGCAAACAAGGCCACCTGAAACGCACCCAAAGTCAGTTAGattgacagaggaagagagaagggtgGGTCTAGTAGTGGCTAGGGCAAAGTGTGCCCATAGTACTAGCTCAGTCAAACACTACCCTCTTATACACACGGCAAGCTTCCTCACATGAACTCATCACATTGGAGACCCTATGCTTATCTAGAGGCGAACGCCACGTCACCTGGCGTATTCCTAGATGTAAAGGTCCCCATTAATCCCGGAATGTTTTTACATTACTTgaatcaatgtttatttatgaaGAATAAAAACTTTTTAAGACATAGGCTATTTAAATGAACACTACATTATTTGTGTTTATAGTAAAAACCTCTCGCAGGCTTCcacagtggatcaaaccatgtTTCAAAACAGAAGGGGAGACTTTCTAAGGGCTTTTCAGATATGAGCGTTTCAGTGTTgcagcaatacatttttgttttctctgaTGATTGCATTGGTACATTCCAGCCTCATCTTGTCCCGGCTGATCAACGAAAATCTCCAGTCTTCCTGGTGTTCTGACAGGGACTCCCATGAATGGGAGATGAGACATATTCTGCCATGAGACGGCCCAATCAGCTGCCTTCTAACAGTTTGCATCACCTCAGTGTTCTTCTTCCTTCCTTGATTGGCTCTTAGTTGAGAGTTATGATGTCAGCTTTTGTTTTCAGATCCAGTAACTGCTCTAGATTTTCAAGGATGCAGCCTGGTTTTAGCAGACCGAACGCTGCACACACTATTGCTTTGGTGGAATGTAGCTACATCAGTCTGGTTCCCAGGCTAATTAAATATCCTTAAGGGACAGTTTTTCCAATGATATCCTTCTGATTTCCAATGATCAGATAGGATTAAATGCTTTTCAAGTCAATTGTTTCTCAGTTCTATTAGAATAAAATGATGTGTTTAATCCAATCTGATAGTTGAAATCTAGGTTTATAGCTTTTGAAAAACTGTCCTTGACGATCTATAATTGTAGTAATGTCGCTGACCGTGCATTTGTCAGCCCGGCCTTATGTGGTTGGTGAGATttgatgtgtctgtatgtttgtttgctttTTCACAGGCAGCCTAATTCTGCTATTTTGAATTGCTATTTTGAACCAATCACATATTTTTCCAACAAATAGGTCAAATATCAGAATTATCTGCCCGTGTCAATGCAGTTTGAGATTACGAATCCTTATGATTGTTGTACTTCTGTCAAATCAAAAAGACTGTTGTCATGTTGAGTgattctttgtttgttttttgcattgtgtgtgtgtgtgcatgtgtgtgttcatgatgACAGCATTTTTTAACGCCAAATTCCTTATTTCATTATCATTGTCATATCACATGTGGGGCATCAAGTCAGTTTGCCTTGGTTATAGTTCAAGGCAGTGAGTGCTTAATGTATATTATGGAATGAGATTCATTAACTCTGACTATATGGTGGTTTAAGACTAGGGATCAGACATATTCACTGTTTTAAAGGAGAGTTTGTATACCAGGGTGTtgttaattaataattattaattattttccaaaggatgtattttatattttttccaattctttttttcaaacataGTTCGCCAGGCAGACAGGAGCACTATTCACAATGTTTGAGGGACTTCCTTCCAACCCCACCATTGAAACAAATGGAGTGCCTTTATACGCATTTTGCATCATACATCCATTTATCCGGTTAGGGTGAAGAATTTCTTTTGAACCCTTTCTCCAGGAAAACCCATGGACAGCAGCATTCCTAGAATCAAGAACTTGTATCTAAACTAAGTTGACTACAAATCTGAAATATATTGGTGTCTTATCTTGGCTGCTTTCTCTGTGACTGTCAccaaaatctgtgtgtgtgtgtatatctgtgatTATTTATAAATACAAGTATATAATGTACAGCatgatttttatttcattttatttgaaatgtactttTTGCACTTTCCAGGTACTAAATTGTAAGATTGTTTTAATTGTCTCCTTGATCGATTCTGTACAAACTGCTTTGTATACACAAGTGGAAAGTAATCATTAAAGTCTTTGAAAATCATATGCATATGTCTGTTATTACTCATTTATGTGGAAACTGTGAAATGACGAATGAACACGCAATGCAGGCCTTATGTTTTAGAACACTACCTAAATAGTCCACTAGGTGGTGACAAACAACCAAGACAATGTATGCTTATTAGGTTGTAAAGTGGGtagttaatatatattttttgccctATCTGTTAGCACCAATACCGCTGTTCGTGGATAGAGACCATAACGCCGCGCGTGTTTACGTTCGTTTTTTGCTACCCTGACAACAACgctaataactttttttttaagtttagtTGAGGCCCCGCTAGCTAGTTAGTCCTGCAGTTTACATTTTCCTATTTGCAACGATTGCATAGATTTCCCTAATGTCTTTCACAAATCGCTAAACGGGTGCGTCAGGTGTATCATGGGAGAACCAGTGGCATCGAAGACCCAAAGCCCACCAGCGCATGGAATATCTGTCAATCGCATTGGCAATGTAAATATTGATTTTTAAACCGGTTTATCTGTCTTGAAATCTACAGGCATTAAATCCTGTTTCGTAGATGAACATAATGATCTCAGTCGGCACGACCGTTGTTACCTGGTTCCTTCTCACAGCTGCTGAGGAGAGTATCCATAGCTGAGCCTTCTTGTGGtgaagatgatgaagatgatgaacaAGTAGATAAGGAACTTCCCCTACCAATTCCACGAGACCCACTGGTGATAGCATTTTAATTATTCTGCCCTTTCGTCTGTTCAAATGAGTATGCACAGTTAATTAGAATACACCTATTATTAGATCAGTAGGggtacaaatatatattttttcaaatacagAAAGCATGTCTAACAGTCCATGTGAAAAACTGCCAGGAGTTCAACAAGAACTGTATCCTCAGTTGCCCCTGACGCAATCCATGTCATTAGACCTCAAAATAAGGTAAAGTGTGGTGTTTCATTGCTAAGTTACTGAAGTGTTTTTACTGAGCGTTGAGATCCCAGCTTCCATAAAAAAAGGCACCCAGGGATTCTTGAGGGTGAGTGTTGGCGGTAAGGTGAAGTGCACAATGGTCCAGCTCTACAAGGACCCAAAGGCCTGCCAGACCAAGTTCCCCCTCTACTTCAACGAGTGGAAGCATTTCTCCATACAGGTTAGTAGGCACTAAAGTAGTACCCAAGTTGGCCACGTGCGTTGGTTGTCTTGCCAACTCCTCTGTCTGTGCTTATTCCTTGTTATACCAATCAAATCTGAGGATGATGCTGAGCCATCTTATATGAAAAGAAAAGTGGAAGGTTTAATGAAATAggcaagtaaaaaaaatataaataaaaggtCAAATCCAGGTCATGTGACATGACCAACCCAAACACTGGGCCCCTAACTATTGGACCTGCAATTACAATACTGTAATGTTGTGAGACAGATCGTTTTCTGTATCTGCGTGTTTCTCTATCCGTGGACACGAACATTGAAACTTGTGGTGGTTTCAGATTCCCAAGAACAGTGATAACCCAATGGGCATCTTTGAGTCACACCGTCTGGTTGTGGAGCTCATCTTCTTCGAGAAGGAGACCGGTGTTCCCAAGCTCATCGGCAAGACCTTCGTCAAACTGCTGGACATCCTTAACGTAAGTGACCCACACAGGAGGCATAGGGATGGCACATTGTCCCCTCAGGCTCACAACACAATAATGAACTTCCTGTCCTACTTCCTGTTCCTCTAGAAGTCACAAGTGAACCATCTGGTTGATCTGAAGCACAAGCGGCAGGTACAGAATATCAATCGAACACTTCAATCCTTGCGTGGGCTATGTTCAATTGCATTTGTCAACAACAGTTTTCTGTATAGACTGAGGCAGTAAGAGCAGGTGGACTGATTTTCTTAGATCATCTGTAAACTGGAACTGGAGATGGTGATCACTTATGGATCCCTGGGTTACGGATACTCCCACCAGGTTAGAGGAGATGAAGATCTGTTCtaattttttttgtgggggggggggggggtgaggaagaggaggaattgATTGTGCCTTTTCTATTGTACACTCCCTAGTTGAAACATCCTATGAGAGACATGGAGAGCTTAGTGGATCGCTCCCTGTTCCTCCGCTGTCCACCACCAGAGGAACGTAAAGACGCTCACTAGTGAGACCCATACGACCCCACGGCCAGATACCGTAGGCCCGTATAACGTACAGCACTCCTTTCAAATCTCTTGGGTCCGGGGACCCCTTTTGTTGTAGTAAAGTTATTAGGGACCTACTCATAATTGGAGCCCAACTTGATTGTCTCACAAATAGCATAGAGTTTTTTTCACTGGACTTCCACAATGCATGACTGAACAAACCTGGACAACTGGAAAGAGACATTTTAAAGGCCCACGTCTTGGcaagagtttttatttttttattttttttatttcagtactTTGGATACCAATATCTTTGAGCCTCATTGGGCCATGTTGCCCAGAGTTAAGAACAGGACTGGTTATTGTTAATATTAATATTCGTCTGGGTTTGTCCCAGGGGCTGGGCCACTTCCTccaggggacaggatgacttcAAATGTATCCTCAtttcaggagaaaaaaaaacttttcccaCTGTCTCTATCAAATAAAGTATAAAAATGCTCCCCAAAAATCTTGAATTGGATTGTATTACACACTATCTGGATTGTTATACACACTATCTGGATTGTATTACACTAAACATATTACTGAGTCCCTTGGCCGCAGtcagaacaaaaaccaaacaaaatatgATGTTGATATGTTTTAAACATCTGTTTGCAGACTTCAGTATTATTTACCACTAACATTCATATTTCTCCCTGTGTCAACTCTACAGTAATGTAGTCACTCCCAAACCAGTAGATTATCCTGACTTCATCAGGGCCCTGACGCAAAGAGAAACCACCGATCCGGCCGACAGCCCGATCTCCCCTATCATCCTAAAATGtatggagaggaggggaaggtaCTGTTAATCACACTTTTCACTGGGTTCACAGGTCGTGGGTCAAAGGTTTCAGCGGTTTTGTGCAAATTCTGAGAACCTCAGTGGATAGGAGCTCGAGCAGCGAAACGTTCCGACTGTTCAAAATCTCTCATGATGTATTAACAAGAGCCAAAGCATAAGGCAACATCACCATTGCAAAGATATAATGTTatgaacacatttatttgttttgacatTTCGAACTGCTTGATACTTAGGGTGCTGCATATTCATGAGGCGATAAAGGCCTTCGAGTCGTCTGAGGATGGCGTCCAGTACCTGGAAAACCTAGTGTTGAAGAGGGGGATTCCAACCGACACCCCATGGAGGGTGAACAAGAAGTTGTTGGTGAataacctgtctgtctttctgggtTTGCGGGTGTATTGCTTTCGAAATGTAGTGAAGCATTCGGTCATATAATACAGAACGACGGTTTTGTCTGTTTCACTTTAGGTTCTCTCTAAGTGGAGGAATAAGGCGAATATGGTTTCCACGCTGCTCAAATTTCAAAAGAGTTCGCTGGCCAAAAAGCCGAGAGACGACACTGGTTTGTTAAACCTtctctcacagacagacatacagatagACATTAAGACAGACACAGGACTCGGGTTAGCGcagcagaaagacagaatgGATGGTGCGCAGGCGTCCTCAGGCTGATGTACATTTGTGTGGCAGTGATGATGATGGGGGTGATTTTTGTATTGCAGATGGGACAGCACCCATGCCGATGCAGAGCGTCAATATGCAACAGGTACTGCTCCTGAGTAGTTCCACATACaggcatttgtttttctatccctTAATCTAAAACCTACCGCAATTCTAATATCAAACCCAATTGTATGTTTACCTAAACCCTAAACTAGAAATATCCCTTTCCCTTGTGGCGATGGCTTAATAACCCTGTGGGGACCAATTTGTCTTGTTTTACTGTCTTTCTGGAGACCTCTGGTCCctaaatgtattacaaaacCAGGATCACACAGAATTCCCTTCCTTTTTCTATTTCCTTGCAGGAGAACAAACTCATAATCAGTCAGAATGAGGTGTGTGATGTTTCTGAGATTTCTCCCAGAAAGACCCTGGCTGCAGCCTCTGGACTGTCCTCACAGTCTGCCCAGAATGCCCTGTCTTCTCCAGCTCCACGCCTGTCCCCTTCTGATCAAGACACCACACCTAAATCAACCCTGGACCATAAGGAATCTCCCTGTAGCAGTGTGGCCTCATGCTCCATGGAGCATCCTGCCCTGTCCAGGGCCAACTCTAACCCCAGGCACGTCACCCTGGTCCTGCCTGAGAGTGCCTGCACCTCTGCATCCACCTTATCTCAACCCGGCACCACTCACATCCCTCAATCCACCC contains:
- the c2cd6 gene encoding uncharacterized protein c2cd6; the protein is MGEPVASKTQSPPAHGISVNRIGNLLRRVSIAEPSCGEDDEDDEQVDKELPLPIPRDPLKACLTVHVKNCQEFNKNSSIKKGTQGFLRVSVGGKVKCTMVQLYKDPKACQTKFPLYFNEWKHFSIQIPKNSDNPMGIFESHRLVVELIFFEKETGVPKLIGKTFVKLLDILNKSQVNHLVDLKHKRQIICKLELEMVITYGSLGYGYSHQLKHPMRDMESLVDRSLFLRCPPPEERKDAHYNVVTPKPVDYPDFIRALTQRETTDPADSPISPIILKCMERRGRVLHIHEAIKAFESSEDGVQYLENLVLKRGIPTDTPWRVNKKLLVLSKWRNKANMVSTLLKFQKSSLAKKPRDDTDGTAPMPMQSVNMQQENKLIISQNEVCDVSEISPRKTLAAASGLSSQSAQNALSSPAPRLSPSDQDTTPKSTLDHKESPCSSVASCSMEHPALSRANSNPRHVTLVLPESACTSASTLSQPGTTHIPQSTQLVSVPHHLASHSVLIPLTEEGEEEEKVNAPLSSSFITSLSSLTLTPEVARTLHASPVCLRQQSQHGPTVEQEDYRPSSPKYQQQQNHQPSSPKYQQQNHQPSSTKYQQQNHQPSSPKYQQQNHQPSSTKYQQQNHQPSSPKYQQGQNHQPSSPKYQQQNHPPSSPKYQQGHCQQTRPRYKPYYKPRQESLFKGNSDREQRGVASCTLGGVRDSEWTPPQRDTAGIGSMGSGWKGLGCLSSREQREEESPSSSTTFRPTPLRDLAPPQLLGAWTENIATVPIPIGKGGGGLPAALGTITPLPQRISPPSTPPSSYRLSDSPLTGLSIPPLTISSRVTDTNSPGLETGTLNGSSLTGSRWCELNPPALTAGKTSSGNSTEKIAQSPGASTSTDPLTSRLGSFPTGGGLESGQWSLLSDIDMSPLRSGIVFSPLSPISSTIPLTPSPNSPPPGCHRGSMPGKDRHRSSTPGKDRPYHRQNRDCYRKM